From the Sphingomonas brevis genome, the window GGGGCGGGCCAACGTCGAAGGCGTGCTGATCCTGCTCGCGGCGCTGATCGTCTCGCCGCTCGGCTATGCCTTGATCGATCCGATCGCGACGCTGACCAACAACGCCGCGGGAAGCCTGTTCTGAGCCGAATCCGCATCGTCGAAAGGCTCGGCTCAACCAATAGTGCATTGCTGGGCGACACCCAGGCGATCGAGGGTGATTGGCTGGTTGCGCTGCGACAGGACGCCGGCAAGGGACGTCAGGGCCGCGCCTGGCAATCGATCGAGGGCAATTTCACCGGTTCGACCCTGGTCCAGCTGCGGGCGGCCGATCCACCGGCGCCTTCGTTGGCGCTGGTAGCGGGACTGGCGCTGATTGAGGCGGTCGACATCGCGGCTCCTGCTGTGCCGGCCTCGCTCAAATGGCCCAACGATCTGATGCTTGGCGATGCCAAGCTTGCCGGGATACTGCTCGAGCGCTCGGGCGACCGGATCGTCGTCGGGTTCGGCGCAAACCTGGCCAAGGCGCCAAGGATCGAGGGCCGCAAGACCGCCGACCTGGGCGCGGTTATAGCGCCGCAGTCATTCGCGCCGCTCCTTGCCGGCAAATTCGCCCAATTGCTGGCCGCCTGGCGCGCGTCGGACCCGGTGCAATTCGCCCAGGCCTGGTTGGCCCGTGCTCATCCGGTCGGAACGCCGCTGGAAGTGCATAGCGGTTCAGGCGAAAGTGTCGCGGGAACCTTCGACGGGATCGAACCGGATGGGGCAATGCGGCTGAAGCGCGACGGGATGATCGACATCGTCCGCGCCGGCGATGTCACGCTGGCGTGACGCTCGCCATGTCAGGCAAGGAAGGCTAGGGAGGCGCCCATGCTGCTCGCGATCGATGCCGGTAATACAAATTGCGTCTTCGCCCTGGTCGACGGGGAGGAGATCAGGACGCGTTGGCGGATCGCCACGGATCCGCGCCGGACCGCCGACGAATATGCGGTCTGGCTCCACCAGCTGCTCGAACTGGAAGGCTATGGCCACGGCGATGTCAGCCAGGTGATCATCGGCACGGTCGTGCCGCGCGCGCTGCACAATCTGCAGGTGCTGGCGACCAAATATTTCAAGGTCGAACCACTGATTGCCGGACAGGGCAAGGCAGAATGGCCCATCGCGCTCGACGTCGATGAGCCGCAAAGCGTGGGCGCCGACCGGGCGCTCAATACCATCGCCGCGCATACAAAGCACAAGGGCGACTTGATCGTCATCGATTTTGGCACGGCGACCACCTTCGATGCAGTCGATTTTTCGGGAGCCTATAAGGGCGGGATCATTGCGCCGGGCATCAACCTCAGCCTCGATGCGCTGGTCGGAGCGGCGGCGAGGCTGCCGCGCATCGCGATTTCCGCGCCGGAAGAAGAGACTGTCATCGGGCGAACCACGGAAACGCAGATGCTTATCGGCGTTTATTGGGGATATGTGGCAATGATCGAGGGCCTGGTTGCGCGGATGAAGGCCGAGATTGGGCGGCCGGTGACCGTAATTGCGACCGGCGGCCTCGCCATCCTGTTCGACAAGCATACGGATGTATTTGACGTGATCGAGCCCGACCTCACCGTTCAGGGACTGGCGTTGCTGGCTCTGCGGGCCGGCAAATGACACCGGGAGAAGAGCTGCTGTTCCTGGCCCTGGGCGGGTCGGGCGAGATCGGCATGAACGTCAATCTCTACGGCTGCCGCGGCAAATGGCTGATGGCGGACCTTGGGCTGACCTTCGCCGATACCGATTATCCGGGCGTCGATCTGATCCTGCCCGACCTGGAATTCATCGAACAGCGGATGGACGATTTGGTCGGGATCGTCCTGACCCACGGCCACGAGGATCATATCGGTGCGCTGCCCTACCTCGCCGCCGATTTGAAAGTTCCACTCTATGCGACGCCGTTCACGGCGGGGCTGATCGCCGGCAAGCTGGAAGAGGAAGGCCTGACCGGGCAGGTCGCTTTGCGCATCATCGAGCGCGGCGGAACCATCGACCTCGATCCGTTCCGGGTGACCTATGTGCCGCTTGCCCATTCGATCCCCGAAGGCAACGGCCTGATGATCGAAACCCCGTTCGGCAATATTTTCCACACCGGCGACTGGAAAATTGACGAAACGCCCGTGCTCGGCTTGCCCAGCTCGGCCGAGACGATGGCCGGGATCGGCGATGCCGGCGTGCTCGCGCTGGTGTGCGATTCAACCAACGTTTTTCAGGACAAGGCATCGGGTAGCGAATCCGGTGTTCATGCCGGGCTGCTCGAAGCCGTAATGAAGGCCAAGGGGCGGGTGCTGGTTACCACCTTCGCATCCAATGCAGCCCGGCTGGAAACGATCGGCAGGGTTGCGCTGGAAACGGGCCGCCGGGTGTGCGTTGCCGGACGAAGCCTCGACCGCATTCTCAAGGTCGCCAAGGCGACCGGTTATCTACGCGACTTCCCCGAGCCGGTTCGGTTCGATGAAGCGATGATGCTGCCCAAGCAGGAACTGCTGATCATCGCTACGGGGGGGCAGGGCGAAGCCCGTGCCGCGCTGGCCCGGATCGCATTCGGCCAGCATGAGCTGAAACTTGTCGAAGGCGACACGGTAATCTTCTCTTCGAAGCAGATTCCCGGCAAC encodes:
- a CDS encoding biotin--[acetyl-CoA-carboxylase] ligase, whose amino-acid sequence is MVERLGSTNSALLGDTQAIEGDWLVALRQDAGKGRQGRAWQSIEGNFTGSTLVQLRAADPPAPSLALVAGLALIEAVDIAAPAVPASLKWPNDLMLGDAKLAGILLERSGDRIVVGFGANLAKAPRIEGRKTADLGAVIAPQSFAPLLAGKFAQLLAAWRASDPVQFAQAWLARAHPVGTPLEVHSGSGESVAGTFDGIEPDGAMRLKRDGMIDIVRAGDVTLA
- a CDS encoding type III pantothenate kinase, which encodes MLLAIDAGNTNCVFALVDGEEIRTRWRIATDPRRTADEYAVWLHQLLELEGYGHGDVSQVIIGTVVPRALHNLQVLATKYFKVEPLIAGQGKAEWPIALDVDEPQSVGADRALNTIAAHTKHKGDLIVIDFGTATTFDAVDFSGAYKGGIIAPGINLSLDALVGAAARLPRIAISAPEEETVIGRTTETQMLIGVYWGYVAMIEGLVARMKAEIGRPVTVIATGGLAILFDKHTDVFDVIEPDLTVQGLALLALRAGK
- a CDS encoding ribonuclease J; the encoded protein is MTPGEELLFLALGGSGEIGMNVNLYGCRGKWLMADLGLTFADTDYPGVDLILPDLEFIEQRMDDLVGIVLTHGHEDHIGALPYLAADLKVPLYATPFTAGLIAGKLEEEGLTGQVALRIIERGGTIDLDPFRVTYVPLAHSIPEGNGLMIETPFGNIFHTGDWKIDETPVLGLPSSAETMAGIGDAGVLALVCDSTNVFQDKASGSESGVHAGLLEAVMKAKGRVLVTTFASNAARLETIGRVALETGRRVCVAGRSLDRILKVAKATGYLRDFPEPVRFDEAMMLPKQELLIIATGGQGEARAALARIAFGQHELKLVEGDTVIFSSKQIPGNEIAIGRIMNALSDIGTLIVTDRQAHVHVSGHPGRPELEAMYRWIRPQILVPVHGEIRHMREQARFGLAQGIPHAVVQRNGDLIRLAPDGPEKIGEERIGRLVLDGDVILPADGSTINERRKIAINGLITVAVPVDGEGRLAGRVLVRPFGVPIEEDRDDFLADATDAAERAYEPTRDVEKLREAVRLAVRRCATLWTGKKPVVEVMLVEVAQ